A single window of Nicotiana sylvestris chromosome 3, ASM39365v2, whole genome shotgun sequence DNA harbors:
- the LOC138887265 gene encoding uncharacterized protein, giving the protein MVTRVLVDNVSSANICPLSTLNKLKADDERIHKNNICVRGFDGGGKDSVGDIVLTIGPVEFTIEFQVLQVAVSYNLLLGRPWIHTAKVVPSTLHQMVKFEWDRQEIFVHGEDNLYVPSDAIVPFIESEDDKGPWVY; this is encoded by the coding sequence ATGGTTACCCGGGTACTGGTCGACAATGTttctagtgcgaacatttgccctctctccactctgaataAATTGAAGgcggatgatgaaagaattcacaagaacaatatctgcgttcggggattcgacggtggagggaaagattcagtcggggacatagtgcttacaatagggccagttgaatttaccatagAGTTCCAGGTACTCCaagtggctgtttcttacaatctgctattgggTCGTCCCTGGATTCATACTGCCAAAgtagtcccgtctactctgcatcaaatggtcaagtttgaatgggatagacaggaaatttttgtgcacggcgaagataatttgtatGTTCCCAGCgatgccattgttccattcatagagtcTGAAGACGACAAAGGGCCATGGGTTTattag